The Xenopus tropicalis strain Nigerian chromosome 7, UCB_Xtro_10.0, whole genome shotgun sequence genome includes a region encoding these proteins:
- the LOC100491170 gene encoding C3a anaphylatoxin chemotactic receptor, with product MSVTVTPHYDITKKTEDFADYNWWFKWITLPPNIFGAMRIFSIICHSITCLVGVIGNGLVIWIAGFKMKSISAKWYLNLAITDFICSVSTVVRIAEWILVDNNVLCEYSFILLILNMLTSVYFLTAISIDRCITIMWPFWAKSHRTKKPAITVIVVIWVVSVLFSVSNKYFVWGFRDLLMCAPEESRYYRVYNESVKWKPDILKQTIHITLFLVMFLLPFTIILLCYGLIICKVASMRRRNKSQRSLKIIIAIVTCFFGCWFPYNVWQFIEYMRTSRDHIVADLIISSVSVCLVYTSSCLNPILYVFLGREFKSSLTRSIPAILKNVFSDPEEG from the coding sequence ATGTCCGTTACTGTCACACCTCATTATGATATCACAAAGAAAACAGAAGATTTTGCTGATTATAACTGGTGGTTTAAATGGATTACACTTCCACCAAATATATTTGGAGCCATGAGAATTTTCTCCATCATCTGTCACAGCATTACCTGCCTCGTTGGTGTTATAGGGAATGGTTTAGTCATCTGGATCGCCGGCTTCAAGATGAAATCAATTAGTGCCAAATGGTACCTTAACCTGGCGATAACAGACTTTATATGCAGTGTCAGTACCGTTGTGCGTATtgcagagtggattttggtggatAATAACGTTCTGTGTGAATACAGTTTTATTCTACTCATCTTAAACATGCTGACAAGTGTCTATTTCTTAACCGCCATAAGTATCGATCGCTGCATAACCATAATGTGGCCGTTTTGGGCAAAAAGTCACAGGACAAAAAAACCAGCAATCACTGTTATTGTTGTTATCTGGGTGGTGTCTGTACTCTTCTCAGTCAGTAATAAATATTTCGTTTGGGGATTTCGTGATTTGTTGATGTGCGCTCCAGAAGAAAGTCGTTATTATCGAGTCTACAACGAGTCTGTGAAATGGAAGCCTGATATACTAAAGCAAACTATTCACATTACTCTGTTTCTTGTCATGTTTTTGTTACCATTTACTATTATCCTGCTCTGTTATGGTTTGATCATCTGCAAAGTGGCCTCTATGAGAAGAAGAAACAAATCTCAACGGTCGCTGAAGATCATCATTGCAATTGTCACCTGCTTCTTCGGCTGCTGGTTCCCATATAACGTATGGCAGTTTATCGAATATATGAGGACAAGTAGAGATCACATTGTTGCCGACTTGATAATAAGTTCAGTTTCAGTCTGTTTGGTTTATACCAGCAGCTGCCTCAATCCCATCCTCTATGTCTTCTTGGGCAGAGAGTTTAAGAGCAGCTTGACAAGGTCCATACCAGCCatactaaaaaatgtattcagtgaTCCTGAGGAAGGGTAA
- the LOC116412382 gene encoding C3a anaphylatoxin chemotactic receptor-like produces MSVTVPPHYNITKETDYYDYGWWWEWIPLPPNIYRAMRIFSIICHSITCLVGVIGNGLVIWIAGFKMKSISAKWYLNLAITDFICSVSAVVRIAEWILVDDYYLCPFSFTLLLINMLTSVYFLTAISIDRCITIMWPFWAKSHRTKKSATTVIVVIWVVSVLISVKSIFIYFEFHDLLECAPEQTDYYRVYNESKVEKFEALKHPFHVTRFVVMFLLPFTIILLCYGLIICKVASVRRRNKSQRSLKIIVAIVTCFFGCWFPYNLWQFIALRTRNDHIGPDLIISSVSVCLVYTSSCLNPILYVFLGREFKSSLTRSIPAILKNVFSDPEDRLRRETVATNEVICEQIHM; encoded by the coding sequence ATGTCTGTTACTGTCCCACCTCATTATAACATCACAAAGGAAACAGATTATTATGATTATGGCTGGTGGTGGGAATGGATTCCACTTCCACCAAATATATATAGAGCCATGAGAATATTCTCCATCATCTGTCACAGCATTACCTGCCTCGTTGGTGTTATAGGGAATGGTTTAGTCATCTGGATCGCCGGCTTCAAGATGAAATCAATTAGTGCCAAATGGTACCTTAACCTGGCGATAACAGACTTTATATGCAGTGTCAGTGCCGTTGTGCGTATtgcagagtggattttggtggatGATTACTATTTGTGTCCCTTCAGTTTTACTCTGCTCCTTATTAACATGCTCACCAGTGTCTATTTCTTAACCGCCATAAGTATCGATCGCTGCATAACCATAATGTGGCCGTTTTGGGCAAAAAGTCACAGGACAAAAAAATCAGCAACCACTGTTATTGTTGTTATCTGGGTGGTGTCTGTGCTCATCTCAGTCAAAAGtatctttatatattttgaaTTTCATGATTTGTTGGAGTGCGCCCCGGAACAAACTGATTATTATCGAGTCTACAACGAGTCCAAGGTGGAGAAGTTTGAAGCACTAAAGCATCCTTTTCATGTTACTCGGTTTGTTGTCATGTTTTTGTTACCATTTACTATTATCCTGCTCTGTTATGGTTTGATCATCTGCAAAGTGGCCTCTGTGAGAAGAAGAAACAAATCTCAACGGTCGCTGAAGATCATCGTTGCAATTGTCACCTGCTTCTTCGGCTGCTGGTTCCCATATAACCTATGGCAGTTTATCGCACTCAGGACACGTAATGATCACATTGGTCCCGACTTGATAATAAGTTCAGTTTCAGTCTGTTTGGTTTATACCAGCAGCTGCCTCAATCCCATCCTCTATGTCTTCTTGGGCAGAGAGTTTAAGAGCAGCTTGACAAGGTCCATACCAGCcatactaaaaaatgtatttagtgaTCCTGAGGACAGATTGCGCAGGGAAACCGTTGCTACCAACGAAGTTATTTGTGAGCAAATTCATATGTAA
- the fpr3 gene encoding C3a anaphylatoxin chemotactic receptor has translation MSVTVPPHYDITQEIDYYDYGLWERITLPPNIYGAMRIFSIICHSITCLVGVIGNGLVIWIAGFKMKSISAKWYLNLAITDFICSVSTAVRIAEWILVDDNILCEFSFSLLILNMLTSVYFLTAISIDRCITIMWPFWAKSHRTKRSATTAIVVIWVVSVLFSVSNGFINWGFHVLLMCAPAESNYYRVFYKSVVKKPGILMQSIHITLFLVMFLLPFTIILLCYGLIICKVASVRRRNKSQRSLKIIIAIVTCFFGCWFPYNLWQFIALRSRNDHIVADLIISSVSVCLVYTSSCLNPILYVFLGREFKSSLTRSIPAILKNVFSDPEEG, from the coding sequence ATGTCCGTTACTGTCCCACCTCATTATGATATCACACAGGAAATAGATTATTATGATTATGGCTTGTGGGAAAGGATTACACTTCCACCAAATATATATGGGGCCATGCGAATATTCTCCATCATCTGTCACAGCATTACCTGCCTCGTTGGTGTTATAGGGAATGGTTTAGTCATCTGGATCGCCGGCTTCAAGATGAAATCAATTAGTGCCAAATGGTACCTTAACCTGGCGATAACAGACTTTATATGCAGTGTCAGTACCGCTGTGCGTATtgcagagtggattttggtggatGATAACATTCTGTGTGAATTCAGTTTTAGTCTACTCATCCTAAACATGCTCACCAGTGTCTATTTCTTAACCGCCATAAGTATCGATCGCTGCATAACCATAATGTGGCCGTTTTGGGCAAAAAGTCACAGGACAAAAAGATCAGCAACCACTGCTATTGTTGTTATCTGGGTGGTGTCTGTACTCTTCTCAGTCAGTAATGGATTTATAAATTGGGGATTTCATGTTTTGTTGATGTGCGCTCCAGCAGAAAGTAATTATTATCGAGTCTTCTACAAGTCTGTGGTGAAGAAGCCTGGAATACTAATGCAATCTATTCACATTACTCTGTTTCTTGTCATGTTTTTGTTACCATTTACTATTATCCTGCTCTGTTATGGTTTGATCATCTGCAAAGTGGCCTCTGTGAGAAGAAGAAACAAATCTCAACGGTCGCTGAAGATCATCATTGCAATTGTCACCTGCTTCTTCGGCTGCTGGTTCCCATATAACCTATGGCAGTTTATCGCACTCAGGTCTCGTAATGATCACATTGTTGCCGACTTGATAATAAGTTCAGTTTCAGTCTGTTTGGTTTATACCAGCAGCTGCCTCAATCCCATCCTCTATGTCTTCTTGGGCAGAGAGTTTAAGAGCAGCTTGACAAGGTCCATACCAGCCatactaaaaaatgtattcagtgaTCCTGAGGAAGGGTAA